In Archocentrus centrarchus isolate MPI-CPG fArcCen1 chromosome 22, fArcCen1, whole genome shotgun sequence, one DNA window encodes the following:
- the kdm1a gene encoding lysine-specific histone demethylase 1A isoform X7: MLSSKKSDAGSSSSSSSSSAPGGDRAPGSDIQTGPVASVAGVMDSKKKERSSPSGEHGGASLSHQPGPGGADQDSAEVRRTSRRKRAKQVEYREMDESLANLSEDEYYSEEERNAKAEKERKQVIPPPPPPVEEENDSEPEEPSGECLEGAAFQSRLPHDRMTSQEAACFPDIISGPQQTQKVFLYIRNRTLQLWLDNPKIQLTFEATAQQLEAPYNSDTMLVHRIHSYLERHGLINFGIYKRVKPLPTKKTGKVIIIGGGVSGLAAARQLQSFGMDVTVLEARDRVGGRVATFRKGNYVADLGAMVVTGLGGNPMAVVSKQVNMELAKIKQKCPLYEANGQAGERCTSVPKEKDEMVEQEFNRLLEATSYLSHQLDFNFLNNKPVSLGQALEVVIQLQEKHVKDEQIEHWKKIVKTQEELRDLLNKLVATKERVKELHQQYKEASEVKPPRDITAEFLVKSKHRDLTALCKEFDELVEMQVKLEEKLQELEANPPSDVYLSSRDRQILDWHFANLEFANATPLSTLSLKHWDQDDDFEFTGSHLTVRNGYSCVPVALAEGLDIKLNTAVRQVRYTASGCEVIAVNTRSTTQTFIYKCDAVLCTLPLGVLKQQPPAVQFVPPLPEWKTSAIQRMGFGNLNKVVLCFDRVFWDPSVNLFGHVGSTTASRGELFLFWNLYKAPILLALMAGEAAGIMENISDDVIVGRCLAILKGIFGSSAVPQPKETVVTRWRADPWARGSYSYVAAGSSGNDYDLMAQPITPGPAIPGASQPVPRLFFAGEHTIRNYPATVHGALLSGLREAGRIADQFLGAMYTLPRQTTPTATSNPQQAQPTATV, translated from the exons ATGCTGTCTAGCAAGAAATCAGATGctggttcctcctcctcctcctcttcatcttctgcaCCAGGAGGTGATAGAGCCCCGGGTTCTGACATCCAGACGGGACCTGTGGCCTCAGTGGCTGGAGTTATGGATTCAAAGAAAAAGGAGCGGTCTTCCCCTAGTGGGGAGCACGGAGGAGCTTCGTTATCCCACCAGCCAGGCCCCGGAGGGGCAGATCAGGACTCTGCTGAAGTCCGTAGGACGAGTCGACGCAAGCGAGcaaaa CAGGTGGAGTACCGCGAGATGGACGAAAGCCTGGCTAATCTTTCGGAGGATGAATATTactcagaggaggagaggaacgccaaagcagagaaagaaaggaagcaggtcatccctcctccacctccaccagttGAGGAAGAGAATGACAGTGAACCAGAGGAACCATCTGGTGAGT GTTTGGAAGGTGCTGCTTTCCAGAGCCGTCTTCCTCATGACCGCATGACATCCCAGGAAGCAGCCTGCTTCCCTGACATCATCAGTGGACCCCAACAGACTCAGAAGGTCTTCCTGTATATTCGCAACCGTACG CTCCAACTGTGGCTGGACAACCCCAAAATACAGTTGACCTTCGAAGCCACAGCACAACAACTTGAAGCTCCATATAACA GTGATACTATGTTGGTCCACAGGATACACAGCTACTTAGAAAGGCATGGCCTCATTAACTTTGGTATTTATAAGAGGGTCAAGCCTTTACCCA CTAAGAAGACCGGGAAGGTTATAATCATTGGTGGAGGTGTGTCTGGCCTAGCTGCAGCCAGGCAGTTGCAGAGCTTTGGGATGGATGTTACTGTACTGGAAGCCAGG GACCGTGTTGGAGGCAGAGTGGCCACATTTAGGAAGGGCAACTATGTTGCAGATCTGGGAGCCATGGTAGTCACAGGGCTGG GAGGAAATCCTATGGCAGTGGTCAGTAAGCAGGTAAACATGGAACTAGCCAAGATCAAACAGAAGTGTCCACTGTATGAAGCCAATGGCCAGGCT GGTGAACGGTGCACAAGT GtcccaaaagaaaaagatgagatGGTGGAGCAGGAGTTCAACAGATTGCTGGAGGCCACCTCTTACCTCAGCCACCAGCTGGACTTCAACTTCCTCAACAACAAGCCTGTTTCCCTGGGACAGGCCCTGGAAGTGGTCATACA GCTGCAGGAGAAGCATGTAAAAGACGAGCAGATAGAACACTGGAAGAAGATTGTAAAGACTCAGGAAGAGCTCAGGGATCTTCTTAATAAG TTGGTAGCCACTAAAGAACGTGTTAAGGAGCTCCATCAGCAGTATAAAGAAGCAAGTGAAGTAAAACCCCCCAGAGATATCACTGCTGAGTTCCTGGTGAAGAGCAAACACAGAGACCTCACCGCACTCTGTAAG GAGTTTGACGAGTTGGTCGAGATGCAGGTCAAACTCGAGGAGAAGCTCCAAGAACTCGAGGCCAATCCACccag TGATGTTTACCTGTCATCAAGGGATCGGCAGATCCTAGACTGGCACTTTGCCAACTTGGAGTTTGCCAATGCTACACCCCTCTCCACCCTTTCTCTCAAGCACTGGGATCAG GATGATGACTTTGAGTTCACTGGCAGCCACCTGACAGTAAGAAATGGTTACTCATGTGTTCCTGTGGCCTTGGCTGAGGGTCTTGACATCAAACTAAACACAGCGGTGCGGCAGGTCCGATATACAGCATCTG GCTGTGAGGTTATAGCTGTAAACACTCGCTCCACAACTCAGACCTTCATCTACAAGTGTGACGCTGTGCTGTGCACACTGCCTCTTGGCGTGCTGAAGCAGCAGCCACCTGCAGTCCAGTTTGTTCCTCCATTGCCAGAATGGAAGACATCAGCTATACAGAGGATGGGCTTTGGCAACCTCAACAAG GTGGTGCTGTGTTTTGACCGTGTGTTCTGGGATCCGAGCGTTAACCTGTTCGGTCACGTCGGCTCCACCACTGCAAGTCGGGGCGAACTCTTCCTGTTCTGGAACCTCTACAAAG CCCCGATTCTACTCGCTCTGATGGCTGGTGAGGCTGCTGGCATTATGGAGAACATCAGTGATGATGTTATAGTCGGACGCTGTCTGGCCATTCTTAAAGGAATATTTGGAAGCAGTGCTGTGCCACAG CCAAAGGAAACTGTGGTCACCCGCTGGCGTGCCGACCCCTGGGCGAGAGGATCCTACTCGTATGTAGCAGCAGGTTCTTCAGGTAACGACTATGACCTGATGGCGCAGCCTATCACACCTGGCCCAGCGATACCGGGAGCCTCCCAG cctGTCCCTCGTCTCTTCTTCGCCGGTGAGCACACCATCAGAAATTATCCCGCTACAGTTCATGGGGCCCTCCTCAGCGGTCTTCGAGAGGCTGGCCGCATTGCTGATCAGTTCCTCGGTGCCATGTATACACTCCCCAGACAAACCACTCCCACAGCCACCAGTAACCCTCAGCAGGCGCAGCCCACTGCCACCGTCTGA
- the kdm1a gene encoding lysine-specific histone demethylase 1A isoform X4, with amino-acid sequence MDITRCTEKWERPPTSSIMLSSKKSDAGSSSSSSSSSAPGGDRAPGSDIQTGPVASVAGVMDSKKKERSSPSGEHGGASLSHQPGPGGADQDSAEVRRTSRRKRAKVEYREMDESLANLSEDEYYSEEERNAKAEKERKQVIPPPPPPVEEENDSEPEEPSGLEGAAFQSRLPHDRMTSQEAACFPDIISGPQQTQKVFLYIRNRTLQLWLDNPKIQLTFEATAQQLEAPYNSDTMLVHRIHSYLERHGLINFGIYKRVKPLPTKKTGKVIIIGGGVSGLAAARQLQSFGMDVTVLEARDRVGGRVATFRKGNYVADLGAMVVTGLGGNPMAVVSKQVNMELAKIKQKCPLYEANGQAGERCTSVPKEKDEMVEQEFNRLLEATSYLSHQLDFNFLNNKPVSLGQALEVVIQLQEKHVKDEQIEHWKKIVKTQEELRDLLNKLVATKERVKELHQQYKEASEVKPPRDITAEFLVKSKHRDLTALCKEFDELVEMQVKLEEKLQELEANPPSDVYLSSRDRQILDWHFANLEFANATPLSTLSLKHWDQDDDFEFTGSHLTVRNGYSCVPVALAEGLDIKLNTAVRQVRYTASGCEVIAVNTRSTTQTFIYKCDAVLCTLPLGVLKQQPPAVQFVPPLPEWKTSAIQRMGFGNLNKVVLCFDRVFWDPSVNLFGHVGSTTASRGELFLFWNLYKAPILLALMAGEAAGIMENISDDVIVGRCLAILKGIFGSSAVPQPKETVVTRWRADPWARGSYSYVAAGSSGNDYDLMAQPITPGPAIPGASQPVPRLFFAGEHTIRNYPATVHGALLSGLREAGRIADQFLGAMYTLPRQTTPTATSNPQQAQPTATV; translated from the exons ATGGATATTACCAGATGCACGGAGAAATGG gagAGGCCTCCAACATCTTCCATAATGCTGTCTAGCAAGAAATCAGATGctggttcctcctcctcctcctcttcatcttctgcaCCAGGAGGTGATAGAGCCCCGGGTTCTGACATCCAGACGGGACCTGTGGCCTCAGTGGCTGGAGTTATGGATTCAAAGAAAAAGGAGCGGTCTTCCCCTAGTGGGGAGCACGGAGGAGCTTCGTTATCCCACCAGCCAGGCCCCGGAGGGGCAGATCAGGACTCTGCTGAAGTCCGTAGGACGAGTCGACGCAAGCGAGcaaaa GTGGAGTACCGCGAGATGGACGAAAGCCTGGCTAATCTTTCGGAGGATGAATATTactcagaggaggagaggaacgccaaagcagagaaagaaaggaagcaggtcatccctcctccacctccaccagttGAGGAAGAGAATGACAGTGAACCAGAGGAACCATCTG GTTTGGAAGGTGCTGCTTTCCAGAGCCGTCTTCCTCATGACCGCATGACATCCCAGGAAGCAGCCTGCTTCCCTGACATCATCAGTGGACCCCAACAGACTCAGAAGGTCTTCCTGTATATTCGCAACCGTACG CTCCAACTGTGGCTGGACAACCCCAAAATACAGTTGACCTTCGAAGCCACAGCACAACAACTTGAAGCTCCATATAACA GTGATACTATGTTGGTCCACAGGATACACAGCTACTTAGAAAGGCATGGCCTCATTAACTTTGGTATTTATAAGAGGGTCAAGCCTTTACCCA CTAAGAAGACCGGGAAGGTTATAATCATTGGTGGAGGTGTGTCTGGCCTAGCTGCAGCCAGGCAGTTGCAGAGCTTTGGGATGGATGTTACTGTACTGGAAGCCAGG GACCGTGTTGGAGGCAGAGTGGCCACATTTAGGAAGGGCAACTATGTTGCAGATCTGGGAGCCATGGTAGTCACAGGGCTGG GAGGAAATCCTATGGCAGTGGTCAGTAAGCAGGTAAACATGGAACTAGCCAAGATCAAACAGAAGTGTCCACTGTATGAAGCCAATGGCCAGGCT GGTGAACGGTGCACAAGT GtcccaaaagaaaaagatgagatGGTGGAGCAGGAGTTCAACAGATTGCTGGAGGCCACCTCTTACCTCAGCCACCAGCTGGACTTCAACTTCCTCAACAACAAGCCTGTTTCCCTGGGACAGGCCCTGGAAGTGGTCATACA GCTGCAGGAGAAGCATGTAAAAGACGAGCAGATAGAACACTGGAAGAAGATTGTAAAGACTCAGGAAGAGCTCAGGGATCTTCTTAATAAG TTGGTAGCCACTAAAGAACGTGTTAAGGAGCTCCATCAGCAGTATAAAGAAGCAAGTGAAGTAAAACCCCCCAGAGATATCACTGCTGAGTTCCTGGTGAAGAGCAAACACAGAGACCTCACCGCACTCTGTAAG GAGTTTGACGAGTTGGTCGAGATGCAGGTCAAACTCGAGGAGAAGCTCCAAGAACTCGAGGCCAATCCACccag TGATGTTTACCTGTCATCAAGGGATCGGCAGATCCTAGACTGGCACTTTGCCAACTTGGAGTTTGCCAATGCTACACCCCTCTCCACCCTTTCTCTCAAGCACTGGGATCAG GATGATGACTTTGAGTTCACTGGCAGCCACCTGACAGTAAGAAATGGTTACTCATGTGTTCCTGTGGCCTTGGCTGAGGGTCTTGACATCAAACTAAACACAGCGGTGCGGCAGGTCCGATATACAGCATCTG GCTGTGAGGTTATAGCTGTAAACACTCGCTCCACAACTCAGACCTTCATCTACAAGTGTGACGCTGTGCTGTGCACACTGCCTCTTGGCGTGCTGAAGCAGCAGCCACCTGCAGTCCAGTTTGTTCCTCCATTGCCAGAATGGAAGACATCAGCTATACAGAGGATGGGCTTTGGCAACCTCAACAAG GTGGTGCTGTGTTTTGACCGTGTGTTCTGGGATCCGAGCGTTAACCTGTTCGGTCACGTCGGCTCCACCACTGCAAGTCGGGGCGAACTCTTCCTGTTCTGGAACCTCTACAAAG CCCCGATTCTACTCGCTCTGATGGCTGGTGAGGCTGCTGGCATTATGGAGAACATCAGTGATGATGTTATAGTCGGACGCTGTCTGGCCATTCTTAAAGGAATATTTGGAAGCAGTGCTGTGCCACAG CCAAAGGAAACTGTGGTCACCCGCTGGCGTGCCGACCCCTGGGCGAGAGGATCCTACTCGTATGTAGCAGCAGGTTCTTCAGGTAACGACTATGACCTGATGGCGCAGCCTATCACACCTGGCCCAGCGATACCGGGAGCCTCCCAG cctGTCCCTCGTCTCTTCTTCGCCGGTGAGCACACCATCAGAAATTATCCCGCTACAGTTCATGGGGCCCTCCTCAGCGGTCTTCGAGAGGCTGGCCGCATTGCTGATCAGTTCCTCGGTGCCATGTATACACTCCCCAGACAAACCACTCCCACAGCCACCAGTAACCCTCAGCAGGCGCAGCCCACTGCCACCGTCTGA
- the kdm1a gene encoding lysine-specific histone demethylase 1A isoform X1 translates to MDITRCTEKWERPPTSSIMLSSKKSDAGSSSSSSSSSAPGGDRAPGSDIQTGPVASVAGVMDSKKKERSSPSGEHGGASLSHQPGPGGADQDSAEVRRTSRRKRAKQVEYREMDESLANLSEDEYYSEEERNAKAEKERKQVIPPPPPPVEEENDSEPEEPSGECLEGAAFQSRLPHDRMTSQEAACFPDIISGPQQTQKVFLYIRNRTLQLWLDNPKIQLTFEATAQQLEAPYNSDTMLVHRIHSYLERHGLINFGIYKRVKPLPTKKTGKVIIIGGGVSGLAAARQLQSFGMDVTVLEARDRVGGRVATFRKGNYVADLGAMVVTGLGGNPMAVVSKQVNMELAKIKQKCPLYEANGQAGERCTSVPKEKDEMVEQEFNRLLEATSYLSHQLDFNFLNNKPVSLGQALEVVIQLQEKHVKDEQIEHWKKIVKTQEELRDLLNKLVATKERVKELHQQYKEASEVKPPRDITAEFLVKSKHRDLTALCKEFDELVEMQVKLEEKLQELEANPPSDVYLSSRDRQILDWHFANLEFANATPLSTLSLKHWDQDDDFEFTGSHLTVRNGYSCVPVALAEGLDIKLNTAVRQVRYTASGCEVIAVNTRSTTQTFIYKCDAVLCTLPLGVLKQQPPAVQFVPPLPEWKTSAIQRMGFGNLNKVVLCFDRVFWDPSVNLFGHVGSTTASRGELFLFWNLYKAPILLALMAGEAAGIMENISDDVIVGRCLAILKGIFGSSAVPQPKETVVTRWRADPWARGSYSYVAAGSSGNDYDLMAQPITPGPAIPGASQPVPRLFFAGEHTIRNYPATVHGALLSGLREAGRIADQFLGAMYTLPRQTTPTATSNPQQAQPTATV, encoded by the exons ATGGATATTACCAGATGCACGGAGAAATGG gagAGGCCTCCAACATCTTCCATAATGCTGTCTAGCAAGAAATCAGATGctggttcctcctcctcctcctcttcatcttctgcaCCAGGAGGTGATAGAGCCCCGGGTTCTGACATCCAGACGGGACCTGTGGCCTCAGTGGCTGGAGTTATGGATTCAAAGAAAAAGGAGCGGTCTTCCCCTAGTGGGGAGCACGGAGGAGCTTCGTTATCCCACCAGCCAGGCCCCGGAGGGGCAGATCAGGACTCTGCTGAAGTCCGTAGGACGAGTCGACGCAAGCGAGcaaaa CAGGTGGAGTACCGCGAGATGGACGAAAGCCTGGCTAATCTTTCGGAGGATGAATATTactcagaggaggagaggaacgccaaagcagagaaagaaaggaagcaggtcatccctcctccacctccaccagttGAGGAAGAGAATGACAGTGAACCAGAGGAACCATCTGGTGAGT GTTTGGAAGGTGCTGCTTTCCAGAGCCGTCTTCCTCATGACCGCATGACATCCCAGGAAGCAGCCTGCTTCCCTGACATCATCAGTGGACCCCAACAGACTCAGAAGGTCTTCCTGTATATTCGCAACCGTACG CTCCAACTGTGGCTGGACAACCCCAAAATACAGTTGACCTTCGAAGCCACAGCACAACAACTTGAAGCTCCATATAACA GTGATACTATGTTGGTCCACAGGATACACAGCTACTTAGAAAGGCATGGCCTCATTAACTTTGGTATTTATAAGAGGGTCAAGCCTTTACCCA CTAAGAAGACCGGGAAGGTTATAATCATTGGTGGAGGTGTGTCTGGCCTAGCTGCAGCCAGGCAGTTGCAGAGCTTTGGGATGGATGTTACTGTACTGGAAGCCAGG GACCGTGTTGGAGGCAGAGTGGCCACATTTAGGAAGGGCAACTATGTTGCAGATCTGGGAGCCATGGTAGTCACAGGGCTGG GAGGAAATCCTATGGCAGTGGTCAGTAAGCAGGTAAACATGGAACTAGCCAAGATCAAACAGAAGTGTCCACTGTATGAAGCCAATGGCCAGGCT GGTGAACGGTGCACAAGT GtcccaaaagaaaaagatgagatGGTGGAGCAGGAGTTCAACAGATTGCTGGAGGCCACCTCTTACCTCAGCCACCAGCTGGACTTCAACTTCCTCAACAACAAGCCTGTTTCCCTGGGACAGGCCCTGGAAGTGGTCATACA GCTGCAGGAGAAGCATGTAAAAGACGAGCAGATAGAACACTGGAAGAAGATTGTAAAGACTCAGGAAGAGCTCAGGGATCTTCTTAATAAG TTGGTAGCCACTAAAGAACGTGTTAAGGAGCTCCATCAGCAGTATAAAGAAGCAAGTGAAGTAAAACCCCCCAGAGATATCACTGCTGAGTTCCTGGTGAAGAGCAAACACAGAGACCTCACCGCACTCTGTAAG GAGTTTGACGAGTTGGTCGAGATGCAGGTCAAACTCGAGGAGAAGCTCCAAGAACTCGAGGCCAATCCACccag TGATGTTTACCTGTCATCAAGGGATCGGCAGATCCTAGACTGGCACTTTGCCAACTTGGAGTTTGCCAATGCTACACCCCTCTCCACCCTTTCTCTCAAGCACTGGGATCAG GATGATGACTTTGAGTTCACTGGCAGCCACCTGACAGTAAGAAATGGTTACTCATGTGTTCCTGTGGCCTTGGCTGAGGGTCTTGACATCAAACTAAACACAGCGGTGCGGCAGGTCCGATATACAGCATCTG GCTGTGAGGTTATAGCTGTAAACACTCGCTCCACAACTCAGACCTTCATCTACAAGTGTGACGCTGTGCTGTGCACACTGCCTCTTGGCGTGCTGAAGCAGCAGCCACCTGCAGTCCAGTTTGTTCCTCCATTGCCAGAATGGAAGACATCAGCTATACAGAGGATGGGCTTTGGCAACCTCAACAAG GTGGTGCTGTGTTTTGACCGTGTGTTCTGGGATCCGAGCGTTAACCTGTTCGGTCACGTCGGCTCCACCACTGCAAGTCGGGGCGAACTCTTCCTGTTCTGGAACCTCTACAAAG CCCCGATTCTACTCGCTCTGATGGCTGGTGAGGCTGCTGGCATTATGGAGAACATCAGTGATGATGTTATAGTCGGACGCTGTCTGGCCATTCTTAAAGGAATATTTGGAAGCAGTGCTGTGCCACAG CCAAAGGAAACTGTGGTCACCCGCTGGCGTGCCGACCCCTGGGCGAGAGGATCCTACTCGTATGTAGCAGCAGGTTCTTCAGGTAACGACTATGACCTGATGGCGCAGCCTATCACACCTGGCCCAGCGATACCGGGAGCCTCCCAG cctGTCCCTCGTCTCTTCTTCGCCGGTGAGCACACCATCAGAAATTATCCCGCTACAGTTCATGGGGCCCTCCTCAGCGGTCTTCGAGAGGCTGGCCGCATTGCTGATCAGTTCCTCGGTGCCATGTATACACTCCCCAGACAAACCACTCCCACAGCCACCAGTAACCCTCAGCAGGCGCAGCCCACTGCCACCGTCTGA